A window of Candidatus Dojkabacteria bacterium contains these coding sequences:
- a CDS encoding MFS transporter produces MDHTTGLKRNVTVYYISNALSGLLFTIPVWVAFHQQYLDYSQLAFIAGLSYFVTLILELPTGALADLIGRKRTIIIGQVLIGVFRIFLGFSFAPWMFYVAWLGEAAGNAFVSGADKALLYDSLKECGDEKKFPGIVAKSSLVRRALMVAAVLSGGYLYQYFEGLPFILRGLAYMVMAIVSVFLIEPDVESYKFTLKNYTRQAKKGFIHLLRTPYLKSLTAYYTVVVGIIWVCQDYFVNTFAKDSGYTEKEQSWVFASLYLISTLVVLFLTRNESKIMNKKLLYVSMAAILIVSLVPGYYASKLVVYFLIFGLNLTSAMQRALLDNYVNEELESKYRATAMSGLNLLVSGVYMAVLFISGPFQDEYSNRFVWSALGIAAVLLLVPLTTLLLSRLKAKEEADRDIITR; encoded by the coding sequence ATGGACCACACAACCGGATTAAAACGAAACGTCACCGTCTACTACATCAGCAACGCGTTAAGCGGACTCCTCTTCACCATCCCAGTATGGGTTGCATTCCACCAGCAGTATCTCGATTACTCTCAGCTTGCCTTTATTGCCGGACTTTCATACTTCGTTACGCTTATTCTTGAGCTGCCAACTGGTGCGTTAGCCGACCTCATCGGCAGGAAGAGAACTATCATCATTGGACAGGTACTAATAGGAGTCTTCCGAATCTTTCTAGGGTTCTCTTTTGCACCTTGGATGTTCTATGTCGCCTGGCTTGGGGAGGCAGCCGGGAATGCATTCGTATCTGGTGCGGATAAGGCACTGCTGTATGATTCATTAAAAGAGTGCGGAGACGAGAAGAAGTTCCCAGGCATTGTGGCCAAAAGCTCTTTGGTGAGGCGGGCCCTCATGGTCGCTGCCGTACTTAGCGGAGGCTATTTGTATCAATATTTTGAGGGACTACCATTCATCTTGCGGGGCTTGGCTTACATGGTTATGGCCATTGTGTCGGTCTTCTTGATTGAGCCAGATGTCGAGAGCTACAAATTCACATTAAAGAATTATACCCGCCAAGCCAAAAAGGGATTCATACATCTGCTGAGAACTCCATACTTGAAAAGCCTTACAGCATACTACACAGTCGTGGTTGGAATAATCTGGGTCTGCCAGGACTATTTCGTAAATACATTTGCAAAAGATTCGGGATACACTGAAAAGGAGCAGAGCTGGGTTTTTGCTTCGCTATACTTGATTAGCACACTTGTCGTGCTCTTTTTGACACGAAATGAGAGCAAGATTATGAACAAAAAACTTCTCTATGTATCGATGGCGGCAATACTTATTGTGTCGCTCGTTCCCGGCTACTATGCGAGCAAATTGGTGGTGTATTTCTTAATTTTTGGTCTAAATCTCACGAGTGCGATGCAAAGGGCGCTACTTGATAACTACGTAAACGAGGAGCTTGAGTCTAAATATAGGGCAACTGCGATGTCTGGACTGAATCTGCTTGTGAGCGGTGTATATATGGCAGTGTTGTTTATTAGTGGGCCATTCCAGGATGAATATAGCAATCGTTTTGTGTGGAGTGCACTTGGTATAGCAGCAGTGCTGTTACTGGTGCCACTGACGACATTATTACTAAGTCGGCTGAAAGCAAAGGAAGAAGCTGACCGTGATATAATCACAAGATAA
- a CDS encoding alanine--tRNA ligase-related protein produces the protein MSPTTLLYMEDSYLLQQKAKIIGMDKSEDGRDLLFLDHTVFYPQGGGSPYDQGWISSDNGKFDVEEVRFKDGLVHHIGKYSSGSFTVGEQVNLLVDEQRRLIINKLQSAGHLIDIAMRNVGYAHFRPTKGFHFPEGASVEYEGTIEPEEREAVKVKLQEELDKMIASGYEVKTRMANANELPNLCYVTPSALPEGKPIRIVAVWDDLFMPCGAPHVKNISELVGLRVTKVKCKGGSTKVSYEIE, from the coding sequence ATGTCCCCAACCACCCTACTCTACATGGAAGATTCATATCTGTTGCAGCAAAAGGCCAAGATTATTGGCATGGATAAGAGTGAGGATGGTAGAGACCTACTTTTCCTCGATCATACAGTATTCTACCCTCAGGGTGGCGGCTCACCATATGACCAGGGATGGATCAGCTCTGACAATGGCAAATTCGATGTAGAGGAGGTGAGATTCAAAGATGGGTTGGTACACCATATCGGGAAATACAGCTCCGGAAGCTTCACTGTGGGCGAGCAGGTTAATCTGCTGGTAGATGAGCAGCGCAGATTGATTATTAACAAGCTGCAAAGCGCAGGACATCTCATCGATATTGCAATGCGAAACGTGGGTTATGCCCACTTTAGGCCAACCAAAGGGTTTCACTTTCCTGAGGGTGCGAGTGTTGAGTACGAAGGGACGATAGAGCCTGAAGAGCGTGAGGCTGTGAAGGTGAAGCTACAGGAGGAGCTTGATAAAATGATTGCAAGCGGTTATGAGGTTAAAACCAGGATGGCGAATGCGAATGAGCTGCCAAATTTATGCTATGTGACTCCGTCTGCTCTGCCAGAAGGTAAGCCGATCAGGATTGTGGCTGTTTGGGATGATCTATTCATGCCTTGTGGAGCGCCACATGTGAAGAATATTAGTGAGCTTGTGGGTTTGAGGGTGACGAAGGTGAAGTGTAAGGGTGGGAGTACGAAGGTGAGTTATGAAATTGAGTAA